A genomic window from Daphnia carinata strain CSIRO-1 chromosome 9, CSIRO_AGI_Dcar_HiC_V3, whole genome shotgun sequence includes:
- the LOC130688485 gene encoding pancreatic triacylglycerol lipase-like, with product MLITKIDGVQDSSYLRELNRSSISSGGVNNLSIGCNTLLTGTGEQAEQINGEKDVDDQEQVLDLNQTLTATAVLQPQNTVCYDDLGCITRFSFADPFLWPINLLPEAREKINTHFVLYTREMPNPQPLVRISADDPNGISATTFKATRPTKFLVHGWKNTGYDDLIQEFKQSLLKKGDFNVIGVHWDGGSAGSYFQAHANTRLVGLEIALLVNKMVEKLSVKATDVHLIGHSLGAHVSGYAGEKIPNLGQITGLDSAGPYFQGMPSFARLDYTDAQFVDAVHSDGGFIGMNEPVGHVDFYPNGGQNQPGCLSSEWSDFCHPLAVLSEITACDHLRAVYYYSSSLMDTCQTVGYECSDYHTYKSGKCTSCGSDNTRCAPFGLDAIRYPSRARVHVKLYFNTGKKFPYCEFQYVVSLKLAKPGVAKPTTNGLIRLSLIGETDYHPDFLLLVTVLEHGKDHQFLVSSSSSLGPIKRVVLHWKYIHSDLLDPSCYLGMCNKRLYVNSITVSLLNSYPEANKMANTFVNCPRNPPGAISSFHSMVFSTKNSCSSTFQLLNVIWSAKPGIFSNHRSFTAS from the exons ATGCTGATCACAAAGATTGACGGCGTGCAAGATAGCAGCTAtttaag agAGCTAAATCGTTCGTCTATTTCTTCTGGTGGAGTAAACAACTTGTCAATTGGTTGCAACACTTTACTTACCGGGACAGGAGAACAGGCTGAGCAAATCAATGGAGAGAAAGATGTCGATGATCAAGAACAGGTGCTTGACCTAAACCAGACGCTGACAGCAACAGCTGTTTTGCAACCACAAAACACTGTCTGCTATGATGATCTGGGCTGCATCACGCGTTTTTCATTTGCCGACCCGTTTCTCTGGCCGATAAATTTATTGCCTGAAGCAAGAGAAAAGATCAATACTCATTTCGTACTCTACACCAGAGAAATGCCGAATCCACAG CCTCTCGTTCGAATATCAGCTGATGACCCAAATGGTATTTCTGCAACGACGTTTAAAGCGACTCGGCCCACAAAATTCTTAGTCCATGGCTGGAAAAATACTGGCTATGACGACCTCATCCAG gaaTTTAAACAAAGCCTGTTGAAAAAAGGCGATTTCAATGTTATTGGAGTCCACTGGGATGGAGGTTCCGCCGGTTCTTATTTCCAAGCGCACGCCAATACTCGTCTAGTTGGTCTGGAAATTGCTCTACTTGTCAACAAGATGGTG GAGAAACTCAGTGTAAAGGCAACCGACGTTCATTTAATTGGCCATAGTCTAGGTGCACATGTTTCAGGCTATGCCGGAGAAAAGATTCCTAATTTGGGACAAATCACAG GGCTGGATTCTGCCGGACCATATTTCCAGGGAATGCCCTCGTTTGCTCGTCTAGATTACACAGACGCTCAATTTGTTGACGCCGTGCACAGCGACGGTGGTTTCATAG GTATGAACGAACCTGTGGGTCATGTAGATTTCTATCCTAACGGTGGTCAAAACCAGCCCGGTTGCCTATCTTCCGAGTGGTCAGACTTTTGTCATCCACTTGCAGTCTTATCAGAGATCACTGCGTGCGATCATTTGCGTGCAGTTTATTACTACAGCTCATCTCTAATGGATACCTGTCAAACTGTTGGATACGAATGCTCTGATTATCACACCTACAAAAGC GGCAAGTGCACATCATGTGGATCAGACAATACCAGGTGTGCTCCATTTGGACTTGATGCAATTAGGTATCCATCGCGAGCCCGGGTTCATGTTAAACTTTATTTTAACACTGGCAAAAAGTTTCCTTATTGCG aattcCAGTACGTCGTTTCCCTTAAATTGGCTAAACCTGGTGTTGCCAAACCGACGACCAACGGTTTAATCCGATTGTCTTTAATCGGAGAAACAGACTACCACCCAGATTTTTTGCT GCTGGTCACGGTTTTGGAGCATGGGAAAGATCACCAGTTTCTTGTGAGTTCCTCATCTAGTCTAGGTCCAATCAAAAGGGTCGTTCTTCATTGGAAATACATCCATTCAGATTTGCTAGATCCTAGTTGCTATTTAGGGATGTGCAATAAAAGACTGTACGTCAACAGCATCACCGTATCCTTGCTCAACAGTTATCCTGAAGC GAACAAAATGGCCAACACTTTTGTGAATTGTCCACGTAATCCACCCGGAGCCATCTCTAGTTTTCATAGCATGGTATTCAGTACTAAAAACAGTTGCTCTTCAACTTTTCAGCTTCTAAACGTCATCTGGAGTGCTAAGCCTGGGATTTTTAGTAACCATAGAAGTTTCACGGCGagttaa
- the LOC130688798 gene encoding pancreatic lipase-related protein 3-like: MVEKLGVRATDVHLIGHSLGAHTAGYAGESIPNLGQITGLDPAGPYFHGLPSFARLDHTDANFVDAVHSNGASLGFGILESLGHLDFRPNGGTHQPGCHRTDFQSIWNDPTAFVSDASACDHLRAVHFYSEALIPTDCKTVAYECSDYESFNNGRCTSCGSDNTKCALFGLEATNFPTRSRKNVNLYFKTGGDFPYCRYKYLIKLNLGKPRNAKPKIYGALRLSINGHTGILPNIQMPTAGFEHGKGYQFLATDPSNVAPVNKVNLRWFPVLTNLFDPTCLLGLCDKRMYVQSVTISLLNSYPDANKIANTFENCPVYGPAAVGPFFNTELSVTNNCSPTFSSLALILTPGRWFTYKR, from the exons ATGGTG gagaaacttGGCGTCCGGGCTACGGATGTTCATCTGATTGGACATAGCCTCGGAGCACATACTGCAGGCTACGCTGGGGAAAGTATTCCTAACCTCGGACAAATTACTG GTTTGGATCCTGCCGGACCGTACTTCCACGGGCTACCATCATTTGCTCGTTTGGATCACACGGACGCTAATTTTGTTGATGCTGTCCATAGTAACGGGGCATCTTTAG GTTTCGGGATTCTGGAATCTTTGGGTCACCTGGATTTCCGTCCCAACGGTGGTACACATCAACCCGGCTGTCACCGTACCGATTTCCAGTCCATTTGGAACGATCCCACTGCTTTCGTGTCAGATGCCTCCGCTTGCGATCACTTGAGGGCTGTCCATTTCTACAGTGAAGCGTTAATACCGACAGACTGCAAGACTGTTGCATACGAATGCTCGGATTATGAGTCTTTCAACAAC GGCCGTTGTACGTCGTGCGGATCGGATAATACCAAATGCGCTCTGTTCGGTTTGGAAGCGACGAATTTCCCAACTCGTAGCcgaaaaaatgtaaatctttatttcaaaactgGAGGCGATTTTCCTTATTGCA GATATAAATACcttattaaattaaatttgggTAAACCCAGGAATGCAAAACCGAAAATTTACGGAGCACTTCGATTGTCGATTAATGGACATACAGGCATCCTGCCAAACATTCAAAT GCCGACTGCCGGTTTCGAACATGGGAAAGGTTATCAATTCCTCGCGACTGACCCAAGTAACGTGGCTCCCGTCAACAAAGTTAATCTCCGTTGGTTCCCTGTTTTAACGAATCTCTTCGATCCGACTTGTTTGCTGGGGTTATGTGACAAAAGGATGTACGTCCAAAGCGTCACCATATCATTACTCAACAGCTACCCCGATGC AAACAAAATAGCCAACACTTTTGAAAACTGCCCAGTATATGGACCAGCTGCTGTTGGTCCGTTTTTCAACACGGAGCTCAGCGTCACCAATAATTGCTCACCAACGTTTTCATCGCTAGCCCTAATCTTGACTCCGGGACGTTGGTTTACCTATAAAAggtag